Part of the Ictalurus punctatus breed USDA103 chromosome 9, Coco_2.0, whole genome shotgun sequence genome is shown below.
TCGAGGAGCTGAGAGAGCGTCTCTACAGGAAGAAAGCTGAGGTGTGTCTTACAGTGTGTTAAACCGAACAGACACTCGGTGTTACCAAAAATCTAATCCCAGTTCTAAATCACTGTCCCTCATACTGCATTGCTCTGTAACCATGACGATaatcataaacatgttagtaaTAAccgtaatttaaaaaaagacgaACGTGTATAATCACTGATATGATAAAGGTTTCCGTAAGGATgcgtttatttagcatttacggaaagagtctccagtttcagaggtaaagctataaCTTCCAAaatcttcagcacagaggagtttcttggtaacatgacaagctgcgtttttgttttttgacttcgagaggaaaaaaaagaggatttcGTGGATGTTCAACATTATATGTACCTATACATGGATAAACAGTATGTGTCCTTCGTTGATATATCACATATtgtaattgttgacaaattgctgtggtataagaggaataaaacacttgaggatgtgcttcatcacaccacatcacacgtCACtcattattttactataacagcatgacacacaGAGTTTTCTTACTTACACGGTTAgtattattaaacacacacacagatggagaAGAGCAGCTGTCCTGTTTAGGGTGTGTCGGAGGTCTTGGATGATTTTAGATTCCTGACTTGGggtgtggaaataaaataagatttctggctacacacacacgcacagacacacacacatacgtctTACTATACTTCTAAGATCTTtcctcaacaaaaaaaaactaacaaccatcaaactaaaaaaaaaccataataataatccttTGTTCAGTATAtgattttaaataagtaaatctctctctcctctacaGTTAGGGCGGATGAGCGCTCCCTCGTCCCCTCAGTCTGTTCCCATCACCTCTGGTCGCGTCGCAGCCGTGTTTCCCTACATCCAAGTTCCCACGGTGACTGGGAGGCAGGACGGAGGCTACCCTTTGACCCCCGACCCGCTTAAACCACACCCGCTTCCTGCCCAAATCAGCCACACTCGCTCCAGATCAGGTGAGTCTCTTTCTCTGAATGCTCCGATACTGACGTCCTGACGGTTGCTATGACGACGATCCACGCACATCTTTCCGAACTATCACAGATGCGAAGGCGGAGAGTTTTCCAGCAGTTTGCGCAAACTCTAGACCTCGGGCAGATTGGGAATTTTATCATGAAACTGCATATCAGATCGATGGATCGTTTTAATCAGTTTCTCCAAATTTCTCTTCCTGTCATTTATACCATATTCTTCTAACGTAACACTTCAGTAACACTCACCTTTTATCTATATGAAAGTTCCAGAAAATTCCACTCCATCCTCTCATCCACAATCATCTTTACACTTTATGAATTCAtccttttttgccattttttctaACACGTTTTCTTTTGTATCCTGTCATGTCTTTCCTCCTCCATTCTCTGTATTTGTTTCCCCTGTCCGtcgtcaatgtgtgtgtgtgtgtgtgtgtgtgtgtatggggtttTTTGGTTGGATTGGTGTGTGTGCACAACCTAAGACGTCGATAGAGTGAGGAAGCCTGCGGGACCGTGGAAGGTCTCAGACCTAGACGTCGTAGTGAACCGCGAGGTGACCCTTGACCCCAGAGACCATCCCACCCGTGAGTTTACAGCTGTGGTAGTCGGTGAAAAAAGTTTTGAGTTTTTCTTCGGCTATTTCTGTGTTTTGTACGGTAgttcagaaataaaacagaatttttAACGTCTGAAGGAGTAAAGGTGAGGCAACAGGATTTTCAGTTGAAAATCTTGAAGATGTTCCTTCTAGAAACATCTGAGATACTCGTTCGATTgactttcttttaaataaaacagcacaTACAGAAATACTAGCTTCTAGGATGGCAGGGGTAGGAGCTTAAGTGCCTCTGGATAGTAAAGTACCTGAGAACTCCTCAGAGCGCCTGTAGAAGGAAGAGCTTGTGCTCTTCAGATTGGCTGTAGATGGAGTTTGCGCTCTTCAGACTAGCTGTACATGGAGCTTGCACTCTTCAGACTGGCTGTAGAAGCAGCATGTGGTCCTCAGATTGGCTGTAGATGGAGCTTGTGCTCTTCAGATTGACTGTACATGGAGCTTGCGCTCTTCAGACTGGCTGTAGAAGCAGCATGTGGTCCTCAGATTGGCTGTAGATGGAGCTTGCGCTCTTCAGATTGGTTGTACATGGAGCTTGCGCTCTTCAGACTGGCTGTAGATGGAGCTTGTGCTCTTCAGATTGGCTGTAGAAGGAGCATGTGGACCTCAGATTGGCTGTAGATGGAGCTTGTGGTCCTTATGATGGCAGAAAAAGGAGTTTATGATGCTTAGGATGGTAGGAGAAAGAGCTTAATGTCCTTATATTATGGTAGGAGAAAGAACTTGTCGTACTAAAAATGACAGGAAGAGGAGCATGAATACCTCACATTAGTGGGAAAAAAGAAGTTTGTAGGCTTCAGGATGGCGGAAGCATCAACCTGTGGCTCTCAAGATCACAAGAGTAGAAGCCTGAGTAATTCAGTATGGCAGGAGGAGCAGATTTTAGAGCATGGTACAGTAACTATTGGTCCTCAGGATAGGTACGCAATTAGAGATACAATTGATGCTGAAGGCTGCAAAATGTCAACTCTTTgggaatatacagtatgtagatGTAGCAGGTAGTATAGCTTGAAGATGTAGGAGAAAGTAACGCAAAAAATTTCCAGAAAAAACAGGACATTTCTGACAAACCAAGTGCTTATAGGAGGTGAACCTATGGTTCCTGGTTCAGTGATTGAGGAACTTTAAAACTGACTGGACTCTTCCATTTTCAGCCCTGTCATCAAACTAGCCTTACCAtatttattataagatattCCTAAGGGGTTCCAGCTTTCAtcccaacaaaaacaacaaccacaacgACACGGTTTGACCTCCTCCACCCTGAGAACCACGGCAGATGAATTAAACgtcctgtttctctggaaacgTTGCGTTCTACAAGTCTACAACTTCTACTCCATCCACTATCTCTAGTATCTGAAGTACGCTGCAGTTACGTCCTATATTTATTATACACCTCTACAAGGACAAGTAACAGCTCCGGGATTAAAATACGATAAGAACAGAGTGGCCTACTTCTTAAAGAAGTGAAAAGATAAAAAGCATCTCCTTTCGGTTGGCTTTTGCTTTAATGTCGGTCCTGTTTGAAAACGGGACGCTGGAAACAGAGGATCGTTTTACTGTGGACCTTTCACGCTGATCCAGTTCTCGTTTCAGGAAAGATGAAGCACaaacttttctctttttagCTGAACACATCTGAGGTTCTGTTCCTTGGTGTGTATGTACAATGGTTTAAACCTGCTCTATGTATTATTCAGAAGAACAGAGGAAGTACACGCagtctgagagtgtgtgagagacttggctgggggggggagaaaaactTCACAGGAGTTCAGAAGGTCATTGAATTCAATGGAGGCTGCAGCTGCTGTTATGTAACTCGATTTATTTTCGTAGGAGGCCCTGAGCAGGTTATAACAAATTGCATCATTGAATTAAGCCTACAGTAGCCTCTCAATCCTCGAAGTCACAGCCTGACATGTTTAACCTTTCCTGCTTGGCTTCGAATGAATTTTTAGTAGTCTGAAACGGATCACAACGTTACAGCTTCTGTAAAGAACGTACTGTTTTTGAATATTATTTTGTATCATAGAGATGATGCTCAGGCCAAAATCGAAAGAGATGACCCCAGGTCAATGGGAAAGTGTCACTCTTtgtcaatacacacacaaacacgcgcacacacacacacacacacgcacacataaacAGAGCGCCATTGTAATCTCTTTAGCCTGATCTGGGAAGAGGACGCTCCACAAATACACTCCACGCCAAGCCGTGATTAGCGGAGTCTTAAGCGTCGAGTGTTTAGTCTTAGGTGTGTTGTGTCTCTGAACATTTTGACCGTTTCTGTTTATACCTCATTTCTCCCCTCTCGCTCCGTCCTACCTTACAGCAAACGATGCAAATTGGAACATGGCCTCTCTCAAAGCCCCGGACTGGAAGGATACGAGGCAGAACCCGGGCAAAATGGCTGCCGGTGAAAAGGTGAGACGTTGAACTCTGTATGACACCGAGTTACGCAGTTATGtttaattctttctttatttacgTTAATAATCCTTAACTCTTAGTATACGTTATAATGAAGTATAAGTTTAGTTCGTTTTTAAGCTAAACGTTAAGAATTCATGGTGGACGATTCCACACTTTCTCTCCTTACTCACGAAattattacactttatttaattatttagcGTATTGTTTTCCGTGTAGTCATTAAATAATATTTGCAAATAGAGAACTATTTGTTTAATGGCATTAATTATTTacagcgcttttttttttttaaacttaacattaatatttaatttttattgaattatttatgcataatatgttttagtatttatttcaattcttagtatttattaatgtatttatgtaaatgtatttatttatttatttatttattattgtatttatttgtgcttTTGTGATCGTTCGTGTCACATAGATTActttttgtaatgaaattacTGTAAGATCCGTACGGCGTAAAGCGTCAGTAAGGGGCGGAGTTTTCCCAGCTGCCTCTGAGGGGTGAGATGTTAGAAACGATTGTAGAGttgaatctaaaaaaaaatgttgtttttattaataatttgtgACTAGCCGGTAGATGtgtaattgttagtgtaaaaaGAGCTAAACTTTAAAACTAACAGATACATAAAGCGAAAGATAAATAATGAGCATTTTAGTGAAAAatcttttaattaaagaaaatgtattctaagttttatttttttttataaaagtatCACCCTATTAATGACACCCTAAGTAAAGATGGGTTAAAAAGCAGTGatgaaaaatgtctttgtggTTAATTAACTTAATCACAGTCTGAAAATCAAAtcttatattttaatatttatttttaataatcgcttttatttatctttaccaagggtgccaataattatggagctGGAGCTgactgtgataaaaaaaaaaaaaagaagaagaaaatgatgaTATACTCTGTCCTCCACTGATATACTCTCTCCTCCACTACAGGGATCTCCTAAAGTACTGGGCACTATAACAACCTTGTCCAAACATCCGCCCCCAATCTATGGCACGTACCCCAGCGTGGGGCATCACTCCACCGTCTGTGCCACTAACTCTCTGCCCCGCTCAGCACCAGGCACTCTATCCTGGCACAGATCCTCCGGTTCCTCATCGCAGCAGATCCAGCAGAGGATCACCGTCCCTCCGAGTCCCACGTCCTCGGCCGGCTCGCCCATCTTACCCCAGAGCGAGAGAAGTAACGATGCCCCTCTGGCTGCAGCGGTTCGACCGTTTTATACGGACCGGGGGTCACGACCTCAGTCACCTCGGAAAGGTCCTGCTACGATGAACTCCAGCTCTATCTATCACGTTTACCTGCAGCAGCCAACGGCCAAAAACTACCAAAGCAGCAGCACCAGAGCTGCAGTCAAAGCAGGTAAGTTCAAAGAAAAGGCAACTTGGGAAGCTTCACACattattatttagttaattaattaaattagatagatagataaatagatagatagatagatacatacatacataaacaccaCAACCTTGTTAAACagaatgtttattttcttcatgCTGCTTCCTTTTCTGTTTTCAGTCTATGGAAAGCCATTGCTGCCGAGCTCAATCTCCTCGTCCCCTGTTCCCTTCCAGCATCAATCCTCCAGAGACGATTCGGAGCGCGAGTCCGAACCCGAGATCACCCACAGTCCTCAACCCAGCGTGGAGAACATCCCTCGGCCCCTGAGCCCCACCAAGCTCACCCCGGCTCACTCGCCCCTGCGCTACCAGAGCGACATCGACCTGGAGGTGCTGAGGAGGAAGCTCGCCAACGCTCCTCGTCCTCTTAAAAAGCGAAGCTCCATCACCGAGCCTGAGGGTCCGAACGGTCCGAACATCCAGAAGCTTCTCTACCAACGCTTCAACACGCTCGCTGGAGGCATGGAAACGGTCACACCATTCTTCCAACCAGACACCGCCCTTAATTTAGCAGGCGATGTTTCTGATTCCGTTAATGGAAATGTAATGGCTGCAACTAAAAAAGCCGCCATAGCGCCAATGCCACCGCCTGTTTCAGAGCCcgcaccatcaccatcacccgCATCCGACTCTAACGAGAATCGACCGGCTCAAACGGCTAATCGTACAGAAATTACGGAGACTACAGACACCACCGATCCTAAAGAAGGTCCCGAGGACAGTCATAACAACAATCGGACATCGTTAGACGAACACGTAGAGTCCACGCCAGAGGAGAAGGAAGACGCGGAGCAGAACACGGTGAGCGTCACACCAGGGCATTACGAGAATAATATCACTAGGGACACAAACATTCCAGGTGCTTTCACATACGCAGAGTTTTAGTCTGTTTGAACAGAACCTTAGTGTGTTCTGTCCTGTAGTGCGGTTCTTTATGCAGGTGAGAAAACGGCAATCGCGCTCGGGTCCGAGAGCGTCTGAGTGACGCGGTCGCTCACTTGAACTCAGGGAACTCGGTGAGAAAGTGATTCGAGTCTGAATCGACTCCGCTGCAGGAAACGAATCAAGTATGCTGTTGTGTTTCAGGCATTTTTGTCGATTTGCTTTTACTTCTAAAATGAACTGCAAACTGGAGCGACAAACAGAGCTGTAGAACTGGAGAAATGTTATGCTATGTGGAGATTCTGGAGGTTTGaatcaacaaaacaaaagcaaatgagtaaataaacgCCAGACGCGACACACCAAGTGTTTTTTCTATCACGAATCAGAAGaattaatttctttaaattaaatccataaggataaattcatacatttaaaatctcaaTCCcgaatttatacatttctgtaaagctgctttgggacaacgtccattgttaaaagtgctacacaaataaaactgaattgaattgaagtgaatCAATTCAAGACTAACGTGTGTAAGTTCAAATCCCTGCACAGAAAAAGAGACTTattctttggataaaagcgtgaATGTTATTAAGCTGCTTTTTCATTCAGGGAATAAATCTCATGTTCTTATTTCTGATCGAATGCTAGGTGAAGAGGACGAACCTGAAAAAGCCTGGGTCTGAGAGGACGGGTCACGGTCTCAGAGTGAAGTTTAACCCTCTGGCGCTGCTCCTGGACGCGTCCCTGGAGGGCGAGTTTGACCTGGTGCAAAGGATCATATATGAGGTACACAACAGCCTTAAAATACAAcaattactaccactactactactactaataataataatattaaaatgatgAGAGACGCTGTGATGTGGACTCGCGTCACAAATCTGATGACTTCAAACTCGACATAATTACAAATGGTTGGTGTTCCCAGTAACCAGTAGTTTCTTTGGGAGTTAAAATAAGTTagtaccacagcgctgttgacttctggattgtgattggtcagaagagaaGCTGCTGATtaatttactataacagcaaatcacaggtgtatattaatgcgctcgtttgtatcaatacgttatcgtttctatagtaacagctcattgtACAGCGTACAGACGGACTAAAAATctgtgaagctttctgtaagaggatgtttatttaacatttacatgtacagtaaCTTTAAGTTATCTGACATCTTTtcactttgcagtttctcagtaacgtgaCGAGCTGCGGTTTTTTATTCTTCTCATTAACGTCAAgatagaaaacaaaaagagaggctggtgaaggaatgactgtttatagctgctataatgcaaataagaacaggaagtaacttgtttcgcgaacattaaatgtagctttaaatgaataaatagtatGACGTGTATACAGATTGttattgttggcaaattgctgtggtatagaggaaaaaaacataCTTGTTATAGtaaaacttcagggtggtaagagtaacaACCCCAACAAGCCTCTTGGGTTTTATTTCAGGTGGAGAACCCCAGCACTCCGAATGATGAAGGCATCACGCCGCTGCACAACGCTGTGTGCGCTGGTCATTATCACATCGTGAAGTTCCTGCTGGATTTCGGCGTGAACATCAATGCAGCAGACAGCGACGGATGGTACAAACTACGACGCAAACGAACCGATATCTTATCCGAGTAAATTCAAATGTAGTAGTAAATGAATCTCTTTGCACATGACAGGACGCCGCTGCACTGCGCCGCCTCGTGTAACAGCGTACATTTGTGTAAGCTCCTGGTGGAGTCAGGGGCGGCCATCTTTGCCACCACTATCAGTGATGTGGAGACGGCGGCAGATAAGTGTGAGGAAATGGAGAACGGCTACGTGCAGTGCTCGCAGTTTCTCTACGGTGAGACAAAAAACGAGGATTTTACACGGAAAGTTCTCCATTTAGAATCCGAATTTGTTTTATCAAGTCAGGTTTGTTATGGTAATTAGAGTTctcaatttctttaaaaaaaaaaacaaacaaaaaaaaaaaacccacgcaTCTTAGGTGAATACTTTCATTCTTTCCAGAAATTTtctgaaattgaattgaataatagGGATGAAGTGATGAAATAAAATCTGTGCCCTCAGGCTGTTAAACCCTCTGGTTCTCTCTCAGGTGTGCAGGAGAAGTTGGGGGTGATGAATAAGGGGACCGTTTACGCTTTGTGGGATTATGAAGCTCAGAGTCCAGACGAGCTCTCGTTCCGTGATGGAGATGCTTTAACGGTGCTGAAGCGCAGAGACGAGAGTGAGACTGAGTGGTGGTGGGCCAGACTTAATGACAAGGAGGGCTATGTTCCACGAAATCTGCTTGGGGTAAGCACGAAAAGTCCACCtgagaataaatatttaatataaaccaTCGCTGAGACTGActgacacaaaggccacgcctccttcgctgAAATTGACACGCACAAAttccacacctccttcactgtggacagatacataggccacacctccttcattggacctgacacagaggccacgccttctttatTGCATttgacacaaaggccacacctccttcactgtgactgacagacataacggccacaccccctttactgggactgacacacagaggccacaccccctttactgggactgacacacagaggtcacacctccattactgggactgatacagaagccacacctcctttacttgACCTGTCACAGAGGCTACACCTCCTTTACTTGACCTGTCACAGAGGctacacctcctttactgggtcTGACAGAGAAGCCATACCTCCattactgggactgacacagaagccacacctcctttactggatCTGTCACAGAGGctacacctcctttactggacctgtcacagaagccacacctcctttactggacCTGTCACAGAGGCTACACCTCCattactgggactgacacagaagccacacctccattactgggactgacacagaagccacacctcctttactggacCTGACACAGAGGCCATACCTCCTTTACTGGACCTGACACAGAGGCCATACCTCCTTTACTGGACGTGACACAGAGGttacacctcctttactgggactgacacagaggccacgccttgtTTACCGagactgacacagaggccatgccttctTTACCGagactgacacagaggccacaccttctttacTGGACCTGACACAGAAGCCTCACCTCCTTTACTGGAACTTACGCACAGAGGctacacctcctttactgggactgacacacagaggctacacctcctttactgggactgacacacagaggccacacctttactgggactgacacatagaggccacacctcctttactggacctgacacagaggccatacctcctttactgggactgacacacagaggttACACCTCCTTTATTGGGACTGATACTGTGCCTGTTGCTGTACCAAGGATATTagaataaatttttatttattttctctattttttcTGTAGTTGTACCCGAGGATTAAACCTCGACAGCGGTCCCTGGCGTAGCGCCCCCTGATGGACAGGAGCCCCAGCTGAACATTTTGCCCCCATTTTCATCTTTTAGTGCCACTAAAGATAAGAGGAGTGTGGCAGCTAGAAACTGAGACTGAAGCTTGGATTTATTTATCTGCCAGAAGAGATTTGGTGATCAGAGCTCCGTTTTCAGCCTGCAAAATGGATCTTatttggatcttttttttttttaaatcctgttcCCTTTCACCCACATGTCTGTCGGGTGAAAACGCACCGGTTTTCCCGTTTCCTTTTGTactattgtgtgtttgtgggacGTGAGAGTGAGGACATTCTGAGACAGCTGAGGAAGAGagatttgtatatttttgttggACAAAGGAAAGACTCGTTGGATGGATCGTTGTCTACTGAacgaaaggaaggaaggagttAGAAAGTGCAGAGAGGCAGAGATGTTGAAATGAGAGCGCAGAGGAAATGTTGAAGAGTGGTATAAGAGATGAAAAGTAGTATGTTAAATAAGTGATGGTGGCAGTCAAGTCGTGAAAAATGGTATAAGTCTGCGTTTTCCATCCAGGAGGAAAAATAAAGGCCGCGCACACCTGCATTTCTACGTTAAAGCCAAATGTACACGAACAGCCGAGACGTGTTCGGCCACGAGGCTAATGAGCCTCCAGTTTTGCATATCATCTCACGTGCTCCACAAAAGTcattgttctgtttttaaaaataacagaacGAATCCGTTACATATGCAGTTAAACTGATGGCCTTGTAGCTCAAGTGAAAAAAACGAATGAAGCAAATCCCAGACACCGACTGCGTCTCAGTAGATTGTCTACGTTTGGTgttaataaaatgtcatttagcCTGAATTGTTTCGTATGCTGTATTGATctcctgtttgtttttaaaagctcTTTATAACGCAGACGCGATGAAATGCTTTAAGGGTTCTTGTGTATGGGTGATGTATTTGGGAGCGaataataatcataacaacaacaacaataataataataataataataataataataataataataataataataatgcagtgtAACAGGCCTGATTCGGCATCTGCAACATCATTCATGCTACATGCCATGTAAATGTGCACAATAAAGACGTTCTCACATTGGGAACCATCAGAATGACGGgttgtttattttgtataatataattatttttcaaataattttagTATGCAGTTAATTCTATGACGTGATTAATTGTGTTTTAATTGTAAGAAATAACCTGATTTTGAGCATCACATCCCACATTTGAGCACTTCGGTCGAGGTTCGAATTGACGGACTCGTTTAAATCACACATGAAGAGAAAATACATGTAAGGAATGAACAGAAGTGCACTGAGTTTGAGTTTTATACTCAGATTTGGGAATTTAATCCAATTGAAAAAAAGGACTTCTCTTGCTCTACGTTACACTTTATGTAATTACACAGAGATCTGACTTTCTATTCTGTACAGATATTTGATTGAAGATGTCGACAATCATTAGAGTTCttagataaaaaacaaaacaaaacaaaaacactgactGCAGCTTTAATGTCAGAGCATTAATGGTGTGTGTCTCTTATTGCTGATCGTGCATTTACTAGGGTAATCAGTTAGTCACTGATAAACAACCTTTGGACTGTGAGAAAGCAGCTGTTAGCTGTTATATTAAGTCTCCCTGTGAGCTGCAGTTTTATACTCTGATTGCACTGCACCTGCTTGAAGGTAGGCAAGAAAACtgttttattaacattaaaatcgTGAGTTAATCTTAAATCCAGCAAAGCTGCATGGCAGTTTGAGCTCTGAGCTGGGGGGAGGAAACAGTGTAGATGATCAGGTATGTTTTCTAGCATAATGCTTGATAGTTGCAAGCAAGTAAAGTTTGGACCAGATAAACCAGTAGAGCCCAGTATAAGCCTGAATAAAACCAGTTTGGACCCGCATGGCATGTTCCTTtaagctgctgctgttgttttttctcgGCAGGAAGTGCAACTAGATTTGCCATTATTCTATATTGTGCATTGCAGGTACTTTGTCtacccatcatcatcatcaacatgtCGGACGTGCAGGGATTTCACATTAACTCTCCTCTTATTGAGAGCATTGGCATGTCCAAGCGGCTCGGCTCCCCCGTTTATTTGAAGATGGAAAGCTCCCAACCTTCCGGGTCGTTTAAAATCAGAGGGATCGGACACCTGATTCAACAGGTGAGCAGAAATTAACACACCCCTCCGCCGGTATGCACAGGAACGTACATTAAtgtattagtttttttttttttttttttttagccaaatAGACGAGTGCAACAACGCCATCGATTACCTGCTTGTTAAATTCCTATTATAATAAAACGAACGGAATTTAGAAACTGTTTACGATTACCCGGCTTTAAATTCATatctgcattttctttcttagaTATTTTTTGTAGTCCATTTTGTCTTCCTGTATAACAAAAACACGGAAGTTACATTGTTCCTAAACCAATCGGATACCGCTGGCTCATCCGGGTATTACGCCTACGCAGCACTTTCTCAACTAGTTAGCATTTTTAGAGTATTAAGCATTTTTTTAGAATATTAAttcaaaaaaaataagcatttttagaatattaatatttaatattaataatagattaattaaatacataaaataaatttgaaataaaCCTAACTGACGCTAACTACCGAGCGAACGTTCCTAGTCGCTAACCGGGCAGGGCAGCGGTGTTCATGGGAAgtgtagttttttgtttgtttgtttgtttttttttttttttttttttttttttttttttttttttacagcgcTGTAGTACTAGTGGAATGAGCGGGAAAACGTATTCAAATTTAATTCTAAATGTTAATATAAGCAAAAATATCGAACATTGTGGACATAATGTATAATTTAGCGGTTTTTAAGAATCCATGACTCACCAGAAATGCCTTAAAAGTGaggtttaaaaatgtataaaaactaAATGAATGAGGAGAAATTACTTCCGGGATCAAAGTGACATAATCACC
Proteins encoded:
- the ppp1r13ba gene encoding protein phosphatase 1, regulatory subunit 13Ba isoform X5; protein product: MRPGEKRKMSATLKAQKMKGTVYCNSSLRWKGKHSCFHGTSCYHGDALKVQHGEDGTVNQSFIPVFLSSSEKVLTEVPVTAETRCKDVVEFCREAGESGCRLVQVCKGKESAIPSDHLMLDYLQKLGQRRQEVKFYLRHENERNSKGRQTSEQLSRKMMGRMDRFCVNGMGPPRVELTLSELQEMAVRQQQQIEAQQQMLMAKMRNKLNQEQNSKLQQHKDMLNKRNLEVSMMDRRIEELRERLYRKKAELGRMSAPSSPQSVPITSGRVAAVFPYIQVPTVTGRQDGGYPLTPDPLKPHPLPAQISHTRSRSDVDRVRKPAGPWKVSDLDVVVNREVTLDPRDHPTPNDANWNMASLKAPDWKDTRQNPGKMAAGEKGSPKVLGTITTLSKHPPPIYGTYPSVGHHSTVCATNSLPRSAPGTLSWHRSSGSSSQQIQQRITVPPSPTSSAGSPILPQSERSNDAPLAAAVRPFYTDRGSRPQSPRKGPATMNSSSIYHVYLQQPTAKNYQSSSTRAAVKAVYGKPLLPSSISSSPVPFQHQSSRDDSERESEPEITHSPQPSVENIPRPLSPTKLTPAHSPLRYQSDIDLEVLRRKLANAPRPLKKRSSITEPEGPNGPNIQKLLYQRFNTLAGGMETVTPFFQPDTALNLAGDVSDSVNGNVMAATKKAAIAPMPPPVSEPAPSPSPASDSNENRPAQTANRTEITETTDTTDPKEGPEDSHNNNRTSLDEHVESTPEEKEDAEQNTVKRTNLKKPGSERTGHGLRVKFNPLALLLDASLEGEFDLVQRIIYEVENPSTPNDEGITPLHNAVCAGHYHIVKFLLDFGVNINAADSDGWTPLHCAASCNSVHLCKLLVESGAAIFATTISDVETAADKCEEMENGYVQCSQFLYGVQEKLGVMNKGTVYALWDYEAQSPDELSFRDGDALTVLKRRDESETEWWWARLNDKEGYVPRNLLGLYPRIKPRQRSLA
- the ppp1r13ba gene encoding protein phosphatase 1, regulatory subunit 13Ba isoform X4 codes for the protein MRPSFIPVFLSSSEKVLTEVPVTAETRCKDVVEFCREAGESGCRLVQVCKGKESAIPSDHLMLDYLQKLGQRRQEVKFYLRHENERNSKGRQTSEQLSRKMMGRMDRFCVNGMGPPRVELTLSELQEMAVRQQQQIEAQQQMLMAKEQRLRYLKQQEPHQGPATPESEKLQRLRERVENQEAKLKKIRAMRGQVDYSKLINGNLSAEIEHVSSLFQEKQVELQQAVMKVEQLTQQLEELRNKRITESQPAGGSALELHKLYQELQMRNKLNQEQNSKLQQHKDMLNKRNLEVSMMDRRIEELRERLYRKKAELGRMSAPSSPQSVPITSGRVAAVFPYIQVPTVTGRQDGGYPLTPDPLKPHPLPAQISHTRSRSDVDRVRKPAGPWKVSDLDVVVNREVTLDPRDHPTPNDANWNMASLKAPDWKDTRQNPGKMAAGEKGSPKVLGTITTLSKHPPPIYGTYPSVGHHSTVCATNSLPRSAPGTLSWHRSSGSSSQQIQQRITVPPSPTSSAGSPILPQSERSNDAPLAAAVRPFYTDRGSRPQSPRKGPATMNSSSIYHVYLQQPTAKNYQSSSTRAAVKAVYGKPLLPSSISSSPVPFQHQSSRDDSERESEPEITHSPQPSVENIPRPLSPTKLTPAHSPLRYQSDIDLEVLRRKLANAPRPLKKRSSITEPEGPNGPNIQKLLYQRFNTLAGGMETVTPFFQPDTALNLAGDVSDSVNGNVMAATKKAAIAPMPPPVSEPAPSPSPASDSNENRPAQTANRTEITETTDTTDPKEGPEDSHNNNRTSLDEHVESTPEEKEDAEQNTVKRTNLKKPGSERTGHGLRVKFNPLALLLDASLEGEFDLVQRIIYEVENPSTPNDEGITPLHNAVCAGHYHIVKFLLDFGVNINAADSDGWTPLHCAASCNSVHLCKLLVESGAAIFATTISDVETAADKCEEMENGYVQCSQFLYGVQEKLGVMNKGTVYALWDYEAQSPDELSFRDGDALTVLKRRDESETEWWWARLNDKEGYVPRNLLGLYPRIKPRQRSLA